In Halarcobacter bivalviorum, a genomic segment contains:
- the soxC gene encoding sulfite dehydrogenase gives MTKSSKNSEMSLTKGSEQKLSRRDFFRKTAVYSAGAIAAANVLSPVKLKADDPAIVNEAEWGTKLGDLVTKNLYGVPSPYEHNVIRRTTDLLSSGDMYASVSMCPIHELQGIITPNGLFFTRNHGGTAHVDPKEFRLMIHGKVKREVVLTLDELKKYPSESRIHFIECPANGSTGWRGPQFNNLQFMKGMMSSAEWTGVMLKTVLEDIGLEDDAVWMLAEGSDNAGNPRTIPVEKALDDAMLVWAQNGEALRPEQGYPLRLLVPGWEGNLNTKWLKRLEFSDKPWHAKEETSKYTMLQKNGKAIRYFWPNEVNSVITSPCPEKPWTHLKKGDMIEIEGLAWSGHGTIKNVDISFDGGDNWVEANLKGLVLPKSWTRFSYIMKWEGKPLLLSSRAVDDTGNVQPTIDQETSAVGVESVYHRNAIVTWEVSEKGEVNNVHIRKHNA, from the coding sequence ATGACGAAGTCAAGTAAAAATTCTGAAATGTCACTTACTAAAGGTTCTGAGCAGAAACTAAGTAGAAGAGATTTTTTTAGAAAAACTGCAGTTTATTCAGCTGGTGCTATTGCTGCAGCTAATGTTTTGTCACCTGTGAAGCTTAAAGCCGATGATCCGGCTATTGTAAATGAAGCTGAATGGGGAACAAAACTTGGTGATCTGGTTACTAAAAACTTATATGGAGTACCTTCACCTTATGAACACAATGTTATTAGAAGAACTACTGATCTTTTATCTTCAGGTGATATGTATGCTTCTGTTTCAATGTGTCCTATTCATGAGTTACAAGGTATTATAACTCCAAACGGTCTATTCTTTACTAGAAATCATGGTGGTACAGCTCATGTTGACCCTAAAGAGTTTAGATTAATGATTCATGGAAAAGTTAAAAGAGAAGTTGTTTTAACTTTAGATGAATTAAAAAAATATCCAAGTGAAAGTAGAATTCACTTCATTGAGTGTCCTGCAAATGGTTCAACTGGATGGAGAGGGCCTCAATTTAATAATCTTCAATTTATGAAGGGTATGATGAGTTCTGCTGAATGGACAGGAGTAATGCTAAAAACTGTGTTAGAAGATATTGGACTTGAAGATGATGCAGTTTGGATGTTAGCAGAAGGTAGTGATAATGCTGGTAATCCAAGAACTATTCCTGTTGAAAAAGCTTTAGATGATGCAATGTTAGTTTGGGCTCAAAATGGGGAAGCTTTAAGACCTGAACAGGGTTATCCATTAAGACTTCTTGTTCCTGGTTGGGAAGGAAATTTAAATACTAAATGGTTAAAAAGATTAGAATTCTCTGATAAACCATGGCATGCAAAAGAAGAGACTTCTAAATATACAATGTTACAAAAAAATGGTAAGGCAATTAGATATTTCTGGCCAAATGAAGTTAACTCTGTTATTACTTCTCCATGTCCAGAGAAACCTTGGACACACCTTAAAAAAGGTGATATGATTGAAATCGAAGGTTTAGCTTGGTCTGGACACGGTACAATCAAAAATGTTGACATCTCATTTGATGGTGGAGACAACTGGGTTGAAGCTAATCTTAAAGGATTAGTATTACCAAAATCATGGACAAGATTCTCTTATATTATGAAGTGGGAAGGGAAACCTTTATTACTTTCTAGTAGAGCTGTTGATGATACAGGAAATGTACAACCAACAATTGATCAAGAGACTTCAGCAGTTGGTGTTGAATCTGTTTATCATAGAAATGCAATTGTAACTTGGGAAGTTAGTGAAAAAGGGGAGGTTAATAATGTTCACATTAGAAAACACAATGCTTAA